One genomic segment of Pseudomonadota bacterium includes these proteins:
- the gap gene encoding type I glyceraldehyde-3-phosphate dehydrogenase encodes MAVKVAINGFGRIGRLVLRSVYETGRKDVEVVAINDLADAHTNAHLLKYDSVHGRFPGTVEVKGDTMVVNGHAIKVLQEKDPAKLPWGTMGVQVAMECSGVFTKRDDAGKHLEAGAKKVLISAPASDETIKTIVYGVNNETLTAEDEIISNASCTTNCLAPVAHVLHRGIGIEHGFMTTIHSYTGDQRIVDTMHKDLHRARAAALNIIPTSTGAAKAVGKVLPDLKGKLDGTSLRVPTPNVSVVDFKFTAKRDTTPEEIAQLIKDASSKGPLKGILTWYEEDLVSGDFNHDPHSSIFAIKETKVIDGRFVRVMSWYDNEWGFSTRMSDTAVAMAKAG; translated from the coding sequence ATGGCTGTCAAGGTCGCCATCAACGGGTTCGGTCGTATCGGTCGTCTGGTCCTGCGGTCCGTCTATGAGACCGGCCGCAAGGATGTGGAGGTTGTCGCCATCAACGATCTGGCCGACGCCCACACCAACGCCCACCTGCTGAAATACGACAGCGTCCACGGCCGCTTTCCCGGCACGGTCGAGGTCAAGGGCGACACCATGGTGGTGAACGGCCATGCCATCAAGGTCCTTCAGGAAAAGGATCCGGCGAAACTTCCCTGGGGAACTATGGGCGTCCAGGTAGCCATGGAGTGCTCGGGCGTTTTCACAAAAAGGGATGATGCAGGCAAGCACCTGGAGGCCGGCGCGAAGAAAGTGCTGATTTCTGCCCCTGCCTCGGACGAGACCATCAAGACGATAGTTTACGGCGTAAACAATGAAACCCTGACGGCCGAAGACGAGATCATCTCCAACGCCTCGTGCACTACCAACTGCCTGGCCCCCGTGGCGCATGTGCTGCACAGGGGCATCGGCATCGAGCACGGCTTCATGACCACCATCCACAGCTACACCGGCGACCAGCGCATCGTGGACACCATGCACAAGGACCTGCACCGGGCACGCGCCGCGGCGCTGAACATCATCCCCACATCCACCGGCGCGGCCAAGGCCGTGGGCAAGGTCCTGCCGGACCTGAAAGGAAAGCTGGACGGCACGTCCCTGCGCGTACCCACTCCCAATGTTTCCGTGGTGGACTTCAAGTTCACGGCAAAGCGGGACACAACACCTGAAGAAATCGCCCAGCTCATCAAGGATGCCAGCAGTAAGGGCCCGCTGAAAGGCATCCTGACCTGGTATGAGGAAGACCTGGTGTCGGGTGATTTCAACCATGACCCGCATTCATCGATCTTCGCCATCAAGGAAACCAAAGTGATCGACGGCCGCTTTGTACGGGTCATGAGCTGGTACGACAACGAATGGGGCTTCTCCACCCGCATGAGCGACACCGCCGTGGCCATGGCAAAGGCGGGATAA
- the secE gene encoding preprotein translocase subunit SecE encodes MAGQGIVEFVRDVRREASRVTWPTRRETLITTGMVFLMVILASIFILAVDQVFALAVRALQGIGG; translated from the coding sequence ATGGCTGGACAGGGAATAGTTGAATTTGTGCGCGACGTGCGCCGGGAGGCGTCCAGGGTCACCTGGCCGACCCGCCGGGAAACCCTGATTACCACAGGAATGGTCTTCCTGATGGTCATCCTGGCTTCCATTTTTATTCTGGCTGTGGATCAGGTCTTTGCCCTCGCGGTGCGTGCACTTCAGGGAATCGGAGGATAG
- the nusG gene encoding transcription termination/antitermination protein NusG, producing MAMRWYVVHVHSGFEKRVAETIRETAAKKKMSDRFGDILVPTETVAEVRRGQKVNTERKFFPGYVLVSMDMSDETWSLVKNTAKVTGFLGGSGKPSPISEAEAARIRNQVQEGVERPRSLITYEVGEQVRVADGPFTSFNGVVEEVDEEKSRLKVAVSIFGRATPVELEFSQVEKVA from the coding sequence ATGGCCATGCGCTGGTACGTTGTCCATGTTCATTCCGGATTTGAGAAAAGGGTGGCCGAGACGATTCGCGAGACAGCCGCCAAGAAAAAGATGTCCGACAGGTTTGGCGACATCCTGGTGCCGACAGAAACGGTGGCCGAGGTGCGCCGTGGCCAGAAGGTGAATACCGAACGGAAATTCTTCCCCGGCTATGTGCTGGTCAGCATGGACATGTCCGACGAAACCTGGAGCCTGGTCAAGAATACGGCCAAGGTGACGGGCTTTCTGGGCGGCAGCGGCAAGCCCAGCCCGATTTCCGAGGCCGAGGCGGCCCGCATCCGTAACCAGGTGCAGGAAGGGGTCGAGCGTCCCCGCTCCCTCATCACGTACGAGGTGGGCGAGCAGGTCCGCGTCGCCGATGGTCCGTTCACGTCCTTCAACGGCGTTGTGGAAGAAGTGGACGAGGAAAAATCAAGGCTCAAGGTGGCGGTGTCCATCTTTGGCCGGGCCACCCCTGTCGAGCTGGAATTCAGCCAG